The Clostridioides difficile genome has a segment encoding these proteins:
- the asnA gene encoding aspartate--ammonia ligase produces the protein MSTIIPKDYKSSLNVIDTQVAIKKLKDFFEMRLSNELNLIRVSSPLFVLPETGANDNLNGEKAVSFDIPFMEKNAEIVQSLAKWKRLALKKYGFEVGSGLYTDMNAIRKNEELDNIHSLYVDQWDWELVIEKSSRNEKTLKDVVKRLYGVFKDTEIFVCSMYEGIKEILPEEITFITSQELEDMYPELSPKEREDKIVKDKKAVFITQIGKTLISGEKHDGRSPDYDDWELNGDILFYNPVLDSALELSSMGIRVDEESLEKQLKLAGCEDRKEFDYHKMLLNGELPYTIGGGIGQSRICMYFLQKAHIGEVQVGVWPQDMIESFRNAGIELL, from the coding sequence ATGAGTACAATAATACCAAAAGATTATAAAAGCAGTCTAAATGTAATTGATACACAAGTAGCTATAAAAAAATTAAAAGATTTCTTTGAAATGAGATTGAGTAATGAGTTAAATCTAATAAGAGTTTCTTCACCGCTATTTGTATTGCCTGAGACAGGGGCAAATGATAATTTAAATGGAGAAAAAGCTGTAAGTTTTGATATACCATTTATGGAGAAAAATGCAGAAATTGTTCAATCACTTGCAAAATGGAAGCGATTAGCTCTTAAAAAATACGGTTTTGAAGTTGGAAGTGGTTTATATACAGATATGAATGCAATAAGAAAAAATGAAGAATTGGACAATATACATTCTTTATATGTAGACCAATGGGACTGGGAATTAGTTATAGAAAAAAGTAGCAGAAATGAAAAAACTTTAAAAGATGTTGTAAAAAGATTATATGGAGTATTCAAAGATACTGAAATATTTGTGTGTAGTATGTATGAAGGTATAAAAGAAATTTTACCAGAAGAAATAACATTTATAACATCACAGGAATTAGAAGATATGTATCCAGAGTTATCTCCTAAAGAAAGAGAAGATAAAATTGTAAAAGATAAAAAAGCTGTATTTATAACACAAATAGGAAAGACATTAATATCAGGAGAAAAACATGATGGAAGAAGTCCAGATTATGATGACTGGGAATTAAATGGAGATATACTATTTTATAACCCTGTTCTAGATTCTGCATTAGAATTATCATCAATGGGAATTAGAGTTGACGAAGAATCATTAGAAAAACAGTTAAAGCTTGCTGGATGTGAAGATAGAAAAGAATTTGATTATCACAAAATGCTTTTAAATGGTGAACTTCCATATACAATTGGTGGAGGCATTGGTCAATCAAGAATATGTATGTATTTCTTGCAAAAGGCACATATAGGGGAAGTGCAAGTTGGAGTATGGCCACAAGACATGATTGAGAGTTTTAGAAATGCAGGAATTGAATTGCTATAA
- a CDS encoding pyridoxal phosphate-dependent aminotransferase, whose amino-acid sequence MSKYNFDRVVDRVGTDCIKWDFRTNCSPKARKDGLPFWIADMDFECAEPIIEALHKRIDHKIFGYSSNNSYEYFDAVCGWYKRRFNWEINREDIVFSPGVVPAVAILVRILTNSGEGVIVQKPVYYPFEAKIKSNNREVVNNSLIYENGTYRMDYADLEEKAKCDNNKVLILCSPHNPVGRVWREEELKRVIEICKKYDLWIIADEIHSDLIRKGFKHTPLQSLCPEYKEKIVTCIAPSKTFNLAGMQLSNIIVNNKELKKKYQDEVTAVGVGTSPNPFAIVATIAAYNESEDWLDELNEYLDNNIKFIDKYLKENLPKVKLVYPEGTYLVWLDFTAYGLNEVELEDLMFKKANVLFDEGYIFGKEGIGFERINVACPQSLLKECMDRLKTTFESL is encoded by the coding sequence ATGAGTAAATATAATTTTGATAGAGTTGTAGACCGAGTAGGAACAGACTGTATAAAGTGGGATTTCAGAACTAATTGTTCACCAAAAGCACGAAAAGATGGCCTACCTTTTTGGATTGCAGATATGGATTTTGAATGTGCAGAGCCAATAATAGAAGCATTACATAAAAGAATTGACCACAAAATATTTGGATATAGTTCTAATAATAGTTATGAATACTTCGATGCAGTTTGTGGGTGGTACAAAAGAAGATTTAACTGGGAAATAAATAGAGAAGATATTGTTTTTAGTCCTGGAGTTGTACCTGCTGTTGCTATTTTAGTAAGAATATTAACAAATTCTGGAGAAGGAGTAATAGTTCAAAAACCAGTATATTATCCATTTGAAGCAAAGATAAAAAGTAATAATAGGGAAGTTGTAAACAATTCTCTAATATATGAAAATGGAACTTATAGAATGGATTATGCTGATTTAGAAGAAAAAGCTAAGTGTGATAATAATAAAGTACTCATACTTTGTAGTCCACACAATCCTGTTGGTAGAGTATGGAGAGAAGAAGAATTAAAAAGGGTTATAGAAATATGTAAGAAATATGACTTATGGATAATAGCAGATGAAATACATTCTGACTTAATTCGAAAAGGATTTAAACATACTCCTTTACAATCATTGTGCCCAGAATATAAAGAGAAAATAGTTACATGCATAGCTCCAAGTAAGACATTCAATTTAGCTGGAATGCAATTATCCAATATAATAGTGAATAATAAAGAATTAAAGAAAAAGTATCAAGATGAAGTTACAGCTGTTGGAGTTGGTACTTCACCAAATCCTTTTGCTATTGTAGCTACTATAGCAGCATATAATGAAAGTGAAGATTGGCTTGATGAATTAAATGAATATCTAGATAATAACATAAAATTTATTGATAAATACTTAAAAGAAAACTTACCAAAAGTTAAACTTGTTTATCCAGAAGGAACATATCTAGTTTGGCTAGACTTTACTGCTTATGGATTAAATGAAGTAGAACTTGAAGATTTAATGTTTAAAAAAGCCAATGTATTATTTGATGAAGGCTATATATTTGGAAAAGAAGGTATTGGATTTGAAAGAATAAATGTAGCATGCCCACAATCTCTATTAAAAGAGTGTATGGATAGATTGAAAACTACATTTGAAAGCTTATAA
- a CDS encoding DUF1232 domain-containing protein has translation MEFFKKIIDIILDTLKKILVRFKNAKFGLLFIFDLLKLPDFMTDKRINIVNKVRVVSVLVFTVSYFVSGIDIIPEMIAGVFGFIDDAIVLIWSIGLVNEEINKYRIIAKKDKHSNIIENVEFSIKDEEE, from the coding sequence ATGGAATTTTTTAAAAAAATTATTGATATAATTTTAGATACTCTAAAAAAAATTTTAGTGAGATTTAAAAATGCTAAATTTGGATTACTTTTTATATTTGATTTACTTAAACTACCAGACTTTATGACAGATAAAAGAATAAATATAGTTAATAAGGTCAGAGTAGTTTCTGTATTAGTTTTTACTGTATCCTATTTTGTATCTGGTATTGATATAATACCTGAAATGATTGCTGGAGTATTTGGATTTATAGATGATGCTATAGTATTAATTTGGAGTATAGGTCTTGTGAATGAAGAAATTAATAAATATAGAATCATTGCAAAAAAGGATAAACATTCAAATATAATTGAAAATGTAGAATTTTCTATAAAAGATGAAGAAGAATAA
- a CDS encoding YjiG family protein, protein MSDVARDVAKKEVKAKKGNVIDAFIGGARNGFQISTNSMAPNVIFGFAIISIFNLTGLLDIIGTIFTPVMSIFGLPGVAATAIMTIFISMGGASGVIAGLFTAGQIGQAHVAILLPMLLLSGAQIQFMGRLLGTAELKTKYYPHMFVIATLNGCIAMLIMNYFVV, encoded by the coding sequence ATGAGTGATGTAGCAAGAGATGTAGCAAAAAAAGAAGTGAAAGCTAAAAAGGGAAATGTGATAGATGCATTTATTGGTGGAGCTAGAAATGGGTTTCAAATAAGCACAAATTCAATGGCTCCAAATGTTATATTTGGTTTTGCTATAATTTCTATATTCAATTTAACAGGTCTTTTGGATATAATCGGAACAATTTTCACACCTGTAATGAGCATATTTGGACTTCCAGGTGTTGCAGCAACTGCAATAATGACAATATTTATATCAATGGGAGGTGCTTCTGGGGTAATAGCTGGATTGTTTACAGCAGGTCAAATAGGTCAAGCACATGTTGCAATACTCTTACCAATGTTATTACTTTCAGGAGCTCAGATACAATTTATGGGTAGACTGTTAGGAACTGCTGAATTAAAAACTAAATACTATCCACATATGTTTGTAATAGCAACTTTAAATGGGTGTATTGCAATGCTTATAATGAATTATTTTGTAGTATAG
- a CDS encoding M20 peptidase aminoacylase family protein yields the protein MENNKSYIDYVHKVYDYLHTIPEKGFEEYKTSAFLLEELKKMEFENIDEGVAGTGIIVTIDSKKEGPVFAIRADIDALEFIIDGEKKMIHACGHDGHTSMLLTAANLIKERDLVKRGKLKIIFQPGEEKLYGALRVIDSGLLDDVEEMVGMHLRPGQDCRLGKAIPAMYHCASCIMEFTIKGVTCHGSKPHLGVNAVDAVCLAVNAINAIRVNPAVPNSIKVTNISVKGETYNNIPDEAFMALDIRAESNEIIEELKEKAMHAIRTAASSINAEAILLSKDGVPAAEFDEGLVNLAEETIKDVLGEDASIGVFKNSGGEDFHYYTQKLKCKTTYIGLGADATPGFHNPNVTFDTKALEYGVDIWCRLVEKRLG from the coding sequence ATGGAAAATAATAAAAGCTATATTGACTATGTACATAAGGTGTATGATTATTTGCATACAATTCCAGAAAAAGGATTTGAAGAATATAAAACATCTGCATTTCTTTTAGAAGAGCTTAAAAAAATGGAATTTGAAAATATAGATGAAGGTGTTGCAGGAACTGGTATTATAGTAACAATAGACTCTAAAAAAGAAGGGCCAGTATTTGCTATAAGGGCAGATATAGATGCATTAGAATTTATAATAGATGGAGAAAAGAAAATGATACATGCTTGTGGTCATGATGGTCACACTTCAATGCTTCTAACAGCTGCAAACCTAATAAAAGAAAGGGATTTAGTAAAAAGAGGAAAGCTTAAAATAATTTTTCAACCAGGTGAAGAAAAACTTTATGGGGCATTAAGAGTAATAGATTCTGGTTTATTAGATGATGTTGAAGAGATGGTAGGTATGCATTTAAGACCTGGGCAAGATTGTAGATTAGGAAAGGCTATACCTGCAATGTATCACTGCGCTAGTTGTATAATGGAATTTACTATTAAAGGAGTTACATGTCATGGTTCTAAGCCACACTTAGGTGTGAATGCAGTAGATGCTGTCTGCTTAGCAGTAAATGCAATAAATGCAATAAGAGTAAATCCAGCCGTTCCAAATTCTATTAAAGTTACAAATATATCAGTTAAAGGGGAAACATATAATAATATACCAGATGAAGCTTTTATGGCTTTAGATATAAGAGCAGAGAGTAACGAAATAATTGAAGAATTAAAAGAAAAAGCTATGCATGCTATAAGAACTGCTGCAAGTTCTATAAATGCAGAGGCTATATTGCTTTCAAAAGATGGAGTTCCAGCAGCAGAGTTTGATGAAGGTCTTGTAAATTTAGCTGAAGAGACTATCAAAGATGTACTTGGTGAAGATGCATCTATAGGTGTATTTAAAAATTCTGGTGGAGAAGATTTCCACTATTATACTCAAAAACTAAAATGTAAGACTACATATATTGGACTTGGTGCTGATGCTACACCAGGATTCCACAATCCCAATGTGACATTTGATACTAAGGCTTTAGAATACGGAGTGGATATATGGTGTAGACTAGTTGAAAAGAGATTAGGATAG